From Streptomyces chrestomyceticus JCM 4735, one genomic window encodes:
- a CDS encoding nitroreductase family deazaflavin-dependent oxidoreductase, with protein sequence MSNSEAGQGPSQAARRVGRPARPTGWKRLAFRAPIHLYRLGLGGLFGKRLLLLEHLGRTSGKTRRVVLEVVSYDRQARTWTLASGFGPGAQWYRNLQAQPRATIQVGRRRCAVIAHFLPADEGGRIMARYAPKHPKAARQLTAYMGFEVDGTAEGYRQAGENIPFVRLVEQ encoded by the coding sequence ATGTCGAACTCAGAAGCGGGACAGGGGCCGTCGCAGGCGGCGCGGCGGGTCGGCAGGCCGGCGCGGCCGACGGGCTGGAAGCGGCTTGCCTTCCGGGCTCCGATCCACCTCTACCGGCTCGGTCTCGGCGGTCTCTTCGGCAAGCGGCTGCTGCTTCTGGAGCACCTGGGCCGTACGTCGGGCAAGACCCGGCGGGTCGTCCTGGAGGTGGTGTCGTACGACCGGCAGGCCCGTACGTGGACGCTGGCCTCCGGCTTCGGCCCGGGCGCGCAGTGGTACCGCAACCTCCAGGCGCAGCCCAGGGCCACCATCCAGGTGGGCCGCCGGCGGTGTGCCGTGATCGCGCACTTCCTCCCCGCCGACGAGGGCGGCCGGATCATGGCGCGGTACGCGCCGAAGCATCCGAAGGCGGCCCGCCAGTTGACGGCGTACATGGGGTTCGAGGTGGACGGCACGGCGGAGGGCTACCGGCAGGCGGGGGAGAACATACCGTTCGTACGGCTCGTGGAGCAGTGA
- a CDS encoding GNAT family N-acetyltransferase — translation MTDAATRRLPETWHLSVEPDDSPAATALFRAYYTEVAQRYHTLHGWPRITPEEIDAGVAEYPPGQLMPPNGALFVARQAGEAAGCAGLLLIDGGRTAELKRVYVREPWRGRGAAGVLMRAVERHAAELGAERLRLDTRRDLTEAVALYRAYGYEEIPAYKEDRYAELFFEKAVAGAAPGR, via the coding sequence ATGACTGACGCCGCCACCAGGCGCCTGCCCGAGACCTGGCACCTCTCGGTCGAGCCCGACGACTCCCCCGCCGCCACCGCCCTGTTCCGCGCGTACTACACCGAGGTCGCGCAGCGGTACCACACCCTGCACGGGTGGCCGCGGATCACGCCCGAGGAGATCGACGCGGGCGTGGCGGAGTATCCGCCCGGTCAACTGATGCCACCCAACGGGGCGTTGTTCGTCGCCCGGCAGGCCGGTGAAGCCGCCGGATGCGCCGGGCTGCTGCTCATCGACGGCGGGCGCACGGCGGAGCTGAAGCGGGTGTACGTCCGCGAGCCCTGGCGCGGCCGGGGCGCGGCGGGCGTGCTGATGCGCGCCGTCGAGCGGCATGCGGCGGAACTGGGCGCCGAGCGGCTCCGGTTGGACACCCGGCGGGATCTCACCGAGGCCGTCGCGCTCTACCGGGCGTACGGGTACGAAGAGATCCCCGCGTACAAGGAGGACCGGTACGCGGAGCTGTTCTTCGAGAAGGCGGTGGCAGGGGCGGCCCCGGGACGCTGA
- a CDS encoding antibiotic biosynthesis monooxygenase family protein — protein MSIVKINVLTVPAEQREVLEKRFGARAGSVESSDGFEWFELLRPVEGTDQYLVYTRWRDEESFQAWMEGPMKAAHQGGGAEGGERPKPAASGSTLWSFEVVQQAGPKEQG, from the coding sequence ATGAGCATCGTGAAGATCAATGTGCTGACCGTACCCGCCGAACAGCGGGAGGTTCTGGAGAAGCGCTTCGGCGCGCGGGCCGGTTCCGTGGAGTCCTCGGACGGCTTCGAGTGGTTCGAGCTGCTGCGCCCGGTCGAGGGCACCGACCAGTACCTCGTCTACACGCGCTGGCGCGACGAGGAGTCGTTCCAGGCGTGGATGGAGGGCCCGATGAAGGCCGCGCACCAGGGCGGTGGCGCGGAAGGCGGCGAGCGGCCCAAGCCCGCCGCTTCCGGGTCCACGCTCTGGTCGTTCGAGGTGGTGCAGCAGGCCGGGCCGAAGGAACAGGGCTGA
- a CDS encoding DUF2000 domain-containing protein gives MSTDLTAGTPAETADRFPTKIAIVVREDLATWQKLNVTAFLASGIAHASDDIMGKRYEDASANDYLALLREPVLCFAADSAGLARTRARALSRELPTALYTADMFTTGNDDDNRAVVRAVAADDLDLVGVAVHGPRKPVDKVIKGLKLHG, from the coding sequence ATGAGCACCGACCTGACTGCCGGAACACCGGCCGAGACCGCCGACCGCTTCCCCACGAAGATCGCCATCGTGGTCCGCGAAGACCTCGCCACCTGGCAGAAGCTGAATGTGACGGCCTTCCTGGCGAGCGGCATCGCGCACGCTTCCGACGACATCATGGGCAAGCGGTACGAGGACGCCTCGGCCAACGACTACCTGGCGCTGCTCCGCGAACCGGTCCTGTGCTTCGCCGCCGACTCCGCCGGCCTGGCCCGCACCCGTGCCCGCGCCCTCTCCCGGGAACTGCCCACCGCCCTGTACACCGCGGACATGTTCACCACCGGCAACGACGACGACAACCGCGCGGTCGTACGCGCGGTCGCCGCCGACGACCTCGACCTGGTCGGCGTGGCGGTCCACGGCCCGCGCAAGCCGGTCGACAAGGTGATCAAGGGACTGAAGCTGCACGGCTGA
- a CDS encoding HNH endonuclease family protein, whose protein sequence is MPKVYARRVSVAAGSAAALACTLVLGTQSAQAAPPTPPDAATARAYLAQLTEAPQGSQDGYSRDKFPHWSDQGKNCNTREVVLKRDGENVQTDGKCAATSGTWKSAYDDGVWNKASDVDIDHVVPLSEAWKSGASKWTTERRKELANDLTHSQLIAVTDNVNQEKGDKDPAKWLPPKTSYHCMYARMWVSVKHVYGLTADAAEKAALKKILDRC, encoded by the coding sequence ATGCCCAAGGTCTACGCGCGTCGCGTATCGGTCGCCGCCGGCTCCGCCGCCGCCCTCGCCTGCACACTCGTGCTCGGCACCCAGAGCGCCCAGGCCGCACCGCCCACCCCGCCGGACGCCGCCACGGCCCGTGCGTACCTCGCCCAGCTCACGGAGGCACCTCAGGGCTCGCAGGACGGCTACAGCCGCGACAAGTTCCCGCACTGGTCCGACCAGGGCAAGAACTGCAACACGCGCGAGGTGGTGCTCAAGCGGGACGGCGAGAACGTGCAGACCGACGGCAAGTGCGCCGCGACCAGCGGCACCTGGAAGTCGGCCTACGACGACGGCGTGTGGAACAAGGCGTCCGACGTGGACATCGACCACGTCGTCCCGCTGTCGGAGGCGTGGAAGTCCGGCGCCTCGAAGTGGACCACCGAGCGCCGCAAGGAACTGGCCAACGACCTCACCCACTCGCAGTTGATCGCCGTCACCGACAACGTGAACCAGGAGAAGGGCGACAAGGACCCGGCCAAGTGGCTGCCGCCGAAGACCTCGTACCACTGCATGTACGCCCGGATGTGGGTGTCGGTGAAACACGTGTACGGGCTGACGGCCGACGCGGCCGAGAAGGCGGCGCTGAAGAAGATCCTGGACCGCTGCTGA
- a CDS encoding ABC transporter permease, whose amino-acid sequence MLLPVNATLGIALAVLLAAAVAAAALARLGHARAVALAGLRAALQLAAVSYLIGWVVRSVPWLLCFLVLMFTVAVRTAGRRLTPNRTWWWAAAPLAAGVVPVVGALVLTGLVPPRGITLIPVAGILIGGALTATVLGGRRALDELETRHGEVEAGLALGLLDREARMEVARPAASDALLPGLDQTRTVGLVTLPGAFVGMLLGGASPVQAGAVQLFVLVALLAVQTAAVAVVLELVARGRLHRVPLGAAEGE is encoded by the coding sequence GTGCTGCTGCCGGTCAATGCCACCCTCGGGATCGCTCTCGCCGTCCTGCTGGCCGCCGCCGTGGCCGCCGCCGCCCTCGCCCGCCTCGGCCACGCGCGGGCCGTCGCCCTCGCGGGCCTGCGCGCCGCCCTCCAGCTCGCCGCCGTCTCGTACCTCATCGGCTGGGTCGTCCGGTCCGTGCCCTGGCTGCTCTGCTTCCTCGTGCTGATGTTCACGGTCGCCGTACGGACCGCGGGCCGCCGCCTCACCCCGAACCGCACCTGGTGGTGGGCCGCGGCGCCCCTCGCCGCCGGGGTCGTGCCGGTCGTCGGCGCCCTGGTGCTCACCGGCCTGGTGCCGCCGCGCGGCATCACCCTCATTCCCGTCGCGGGCATCCTCATCGGCGGCGCCCTCACCGCCACCGTCCTCGGCGGGCGGCGGGCCCTGGACGAGCTGGAGACGCGGCACGGGGAGGTGGAGGCGGGGCTGGCGCTGGGCCTGCTCGACCGGGAGGCCCGGATGGAGGTCGCCCGTCCGGCCGCGTCCGACGCGCTGCTGCCGGGCCTGGACCAGACCCGCACCGTGGGACTCGTCACGCTCCCCGGGGCCTTCGTCGGCATGCTGCTCGGCGGCGCGTCACCCGTTCAGGCGGGCGCCGTGCAACTGTTCGTCCTGGTGGCGCTGCTCGCCGTCCAGACGGCGGCGGTGGCGGTGGTGCTGGAGCTGGTGGCCCGCGGGCGGCTGCACCGCGTACCCTTGGGCGCAGCAGAAGGGGAGTAG
- a CDS encoding peptidoglycan-binding domain-containing protein — MTAQSCPHCSAPTRDDGRPRCLCEAAGAEDFDPLRVRPYVRLPDGADATGTAAGTTADAMRPDPRPAPRFGSRTVPPAGSRPGARAGSRAGLRSGGRTETQAGPHAGSPADARAVPRTGTHAEAAADTRAHPGSRARIGADDLTSTATDTGADTPAHEVSRRRRKQAALAAMAVSAAGLAAGAVLLSGALLSDTDQDRALPDTHRHMPSAARPSGSGDGSPEGGGPGRRAAPPPAVPTRVPQQVTRSEPSAGPSRASSPAPGPSSAPSTATASGSITRAPESRAPSSPPDGPMVLREGASGPEVLELQRRLEQVAVYPGPESGRFDVAVREAVAAFQRFHGLRQDPAGVYGVQTRRSLEARTVEP; from the coding sequence GTGACGGCTCAGTCCTGCCCGCACTGCTCGGCACCCACGCGTGACGACGGCCGGCCGAGGTGTCTGTGCGAGGCGGCCGGCGCCGAGGACTTCGATCCCCTGCGGGTACGCCCGTACGTGCGGCTGCCGGACGGGGCGGATGCCACCGGGACGGCGGCGGGCACGACGGCGGACGCCATGCGCCCCGACCCGCGTCCCGCGCCACGCTTCGGCTCCCGTACGGTGCCGCCGGCCGGGTCCCGGCCGGGGGCGCGCGCCGGGTCGCGCGCGGGCCTGCGCTCCGGAGGGCGGACGGAGACACAAGCCGGTCCGCACGCCGGTTCACCTGCCGACGCCCGCGCCGTCCCCCGTACCGGCACCCACGCCGAGGCCGCGGCCGACACCCGTGCCCACCCAGGCTCCCGGGCCCGCATCGGCGCCGATGACCTCACCTCCACCGCAACCGACACCGGCGCCGACACCCCCGCCCACGAAGTCTCCCGGCGCCGTAGGAAGCAGGCGGCCCTGGCCGCCATGGCGGTCTCCGCGGCAGGCCTGGCAGCGGGCGCGGTGCTGCTCAGCGGCGCGCTGCTGTCCGACACGGACCAGGACCGCGCGCTGCCCGACACCCACCGGCACATGCCCAGCGCGGCCCGCCCCTCGGGCAGCGGCGACGGCAGCCCCGAAGGAGGCGGCCCGGGGCGCCGCGCCGCGCCGCCGCCCGCGGTCCCCACGCGGGTGCCGCAGCAGGTGACCAGGTCCGAGCCGTCCGCCGGCCCGTCCCGTGCCTCGTCCCCGGCCCCCGGCCCGTCGTCGGCCCCGAGTACGGCCACGGCGTCCGGCAGCATCACCAGGGCCCCGGAGAGCCGTGCGCCGAGCAGCCCGCCGGACGGGCCGATGGTGCTGCGGGAGGGGGCCAGCGGGCCGGAGGTCCTGGAGCTGCAGCGGCGGCTGGAGCAGGTGGCCGTGTACCCGGGCCCGGAGAGCGGCCGTTTCGACGTCGCCGTACGCGAAGCCGTCGCCGCGTTCCAGCGGTTCCACGGGCTGCGGCAGGACCCGGCCGGTGTCTACGGGGTGCAGACCCGGCGGTCGCTGGAGGCCCGTACGGTCGAACCGTGA
- a CDS encoding TMEM165/GDT1 family protein, translated as MFSFTVAAVVFGVVFLAELPDKTALAGLMLGTRYRASYVFAGVAAAFAVHVALAIAAGSVLSLLPHRLVQAVVGVLFLAGAAVLLFKKDEDEEEVKKPADQSFWKVSGAGFMMILVAEFGDLTQIMTANLAARYDDPVSVGVGAVLALWAVAGLGILGGRTLMKYVPLKLITKVAAAVMVLLAGFSLYEAIVG; from the coding sequence GTGTTCAGTTTCACCGTCGCCGCCGTCGTCTTCGGCGTCGTTTTCCTGGCCGAGCTGCCGGACAAGACCGCCCTCGCCGGGCTGATGCTCGGCACCCGCTACCGCGCTTCGTACGTGTTCGCCGGCGTCGCCGCGGCCTTCGCCGTGCACGTCGCGCTCGCCATCGCCGCGGGCAGCGTGCTGTCGCTGCTCCCGCACCGCCTCGTGCAGGCGGTCGTCGGCGTGCTCTTCCTCGCGGGCGCGGCCGTGCTGCTCTTCAAGAAGGACGAGGACGAGGAAGAGGTCAAGAAGCCCGCCGACCAGAGCTTCTGGAAGGTCTCCGGGGCGGGCTTCATGATGATCCTGGTCGCCGAGTTCGGCGATCTGACCCAGATCATGACCGCGAACCTCGCCGCCCGCTACGACGACCCGGTCTCGGTGGGCGTCGGCGCGGTGCTGGCCCTGTGGGCGGTGGCGGGCCTGGGCATCCTCGGCGGCCGCACGCTCATGAAGTACGTACCGCTCAAGCTGATCACGAAGGTGGCGGCGGCGGTGATGGTGCTGCTGGCCGGGTTCAGCCTGTATGAGGCGATCGTGGGCTGA
- a CDS encoding MDR family MFS transporter, whose translation MAQDTGAPAVPGEGQSRRTVLVAIGALLLGLLIAALDQTIVATALPTIVSDLGGLDHLSWVVTAYLLASTAATPLWGKLGDQYGRKRLFQTAIVIFLIGSALCGIAQDMPQLIAFRAVQGLGGGGLIVLSMAIVGDIVPPRDRGRYQGLFGAVFGATSVLGPLLGGLFVDHLSWRWVFYINLPIGIVALAVIAAVLHIPVRRTPHRIDYLGTVLIAAVAACFVLMTSLGGVSYGWGSWQIIGLGVLGLVLLAVFVAVERRAAEPVLPLRLFRLRSFTLTAVIGFVIGFAMFGSMTYLPTFLQVVQGVSPTMSGVHMLPMVIGMLLSSTGSGQLVSRTGRYKVFPIAGTAVTAIGLLLLHQLGPASSTTVMSLYFFVFGFGLGLVMQVLVLIVQNAVDYQDLGVATSGATFFRSIGSSFGVSIFGTIFANKLGPRIADALAGKQLPPGTDPSRIAEDPRTVGQLPPDAASGVLDAYSTSITDVFLYAVPVVLIAFVLAWFLREEPLRRGVTAPDTSEVLSSNPVHRSSYEEVCRALSRLGSLEGRKAVHERITETAGLDLRPAASWMLLRIHRFGSVEPALLSERSIVPFRVIADATRQIEERGLAVREGLPLVLTDKGRAVAERLAAARRASLAELLGDWWTEDRPTDLTELVDELTAELCGSDAESPRRDDTRRRRPPAGR comes from the coding sequence ATGGCGCAGGACACCGGTGCCCCGGCCGTGCCCGGCGAGGGGCAGTCCCGGCGGACGGTCCTCGTCGCGATCGGCGCGCTGCTGCTCGGTCTGCTCATCGCGGCACTCGACCAGACCATCGTCGCCACCGCGCTGCCCACCATCGTCAGCGACCTCGGCGGTCTGGACCACCTGTCCTGGGTGGTCACCGCGTACCTGCTGGCTTCGACCGCCGCGACCCCGCTGTGGGGCAAGCTCGGCGACCAGTACGGGCGCAAGCGGCTGTTCCAGACCGCCATCGTGATCTTCCTGATCGGGTCCGCGCTGTGCGGCATCGCGCAGGACATGCCGCAGCTCATCGCGTTCCGCGCCGTCCAGGGGCTGGGCGGCGGCGGGCTGATCGTGCTGTCGATGGCGATCGTCGGCGACATCGTGCCGCCCCGCGACCGCGGCCGCTACCAGGGCCTGTTCGGCGCGGTCTTCGGCGCCACCAGCGTCCTCGGGCCGCTGCTCGGCGGCCTGTTCGTGGACCACCTGAGCTGGCGCTGGGTGTTCTACATCAACCTGCCCATCGGGATCGTCGCGCTGGCCGTGATCGCCGCGGTGCTGCACATCCCCGTCCGCCGCACCCCGCACCGCATCGACTACCTCGGCACCGTCCTGATCGCCGCGGTCGCCGCCTGCTTCGTCCTGATGACCTCGCTCGGCGGCGTCAGCTACGGCTGGGGCTCCTGGCAGATCATCGGCCTCGGGGTGCTCGGCCTGGTCCTGCTGGCCGTGTTCGTCGCCGTCGAGCGCCGGGCCGCCGAACCGGTCCTCCCGCTGCGCCTGTTCCGGCTGCGCTCCTTCACCCTCACGGCGGTCATCGGCTTCGTCATCGGCTTCGCGATGTTCGGCTCGATGACCTATCTGCCGACCTTCCTCCAGGTGGTGCAGGGCGTCTCACCGACCATGTCCGGCGTGCACATGCTGCCGATGGTGATCGGCATGCTGCTGTCCTCGACCGGGTCCGGCCAGCTCGTCAGCCGTACCGGGCGCTACAAGGTCTTCCCCATCGCCGGCACCGCCGTCACGGCGATCGGCCTGCTGCTCCTGCACCAGCTCGGCCCGGCCAGCAGCACCACCGTGATGAGCCTGTACTTCTTCGTCTTCGGCTTCGGGCTGGGCCTGGTCATGCAGGTGCTGGTCCTGATCGTGCAGAACGCCGTCGACTACCAGGACCTCGGCGTCGCCACCTCGGGCGCCACCTTCTTCCGTTCGATCGGCTCCTCCTTCGGCGTCTCCATCTTCGGCACGATCTTCGCCAACAAGCTGGGGCCCCGGATCGCCGACGCCCTCGCGGGCAAGCAACTGCCGCCCGGCACCGACCCGTCCAGGATCGCGGAAGACCCGCGGACGGTCGGACAACTGCCCCCCGACGCCGCGTCCGGAGTGCTCGACGCCTACTCGACCTCCATCACCGACGTCTTCCTCTACGCGGTCCCGGTCGTCCTGATCGCCTTCGTCCTGGCCTGGTTCCTCCGCGAGGAGCCGCTGCGCCGGGGCGTCACCGCGCCCGACACCTCCGAGGTGCTCTCCTCGAACCCCGTACACCGTTCCTCGTACGAGGAGGTCTGCCGTGCGCTGTCCCGGCTGGGCAGCCTGGAGGGCCGCAAGGCGGTCCACGAGCGGATCACCGAAACGGCCGGGCTGGACCTCCGGCCCGCGGCGAGCTGGATGCTGCTGCGCATCCACCGCTTCGGGTCGGTGGAGCCCGCGCTGCTCTCCGAGCGCAGCATCGTGCCGTTCCGGGTGATCGCCGACGCGACCCGGCAGATCGAGGAGCGCGGCCTGGCCGTACGGGAAGGGCTGCCGCTGGTCCTCACCGACAAGGGCCGGGCGGTCGCGGAACGGCTGGCCGCCGCGCGCCGCGCGTCGCTGGCCGAACTGCTCGGGGACTGGTGGACCGAGGACCGGCCGACCGACCTCACGGAACTGGTCGACGAGCTGACGGCGGAACTGTGCGGCTCGGACGCGGAGAGCCCGCGCCGGGACGACACCCGCAGACGCCGGCCGCCGGCGGGGCGCTGA
- the proP gene encoding glycine betaine/L-proline transporter ProP, which yields MQSSQRAQASEHVPTQSPVAPRTRTGGPVTDPAGPEKPENRGQGSDDITVVDPSMVKRAVSAAAVGNAMEWFDFGVYSYIAVTLGQVFFPSGNPTAQLLSTFGTFAAAFLVRPIGGMVFGPLGDRIGRQKILAITMIMMSAGTFAIGLIPSYASIGVGAPILLLVARLIQGFSTGGEYGGASTFIAEYAPDKKRGFMGSWLEFGTLAGYVGGAGLVTLLTYLFRHDHDALLSWGWRIPFLVAGPMGIIGLYLRMRLEETPAFAQLEKEARSKEKERREAEKKIGLREMIFGQWRPMLLCVGLVLVFNVTDYMLLSYMPSYLTSELKYDETHGLLVVLAVMVVMMCVQPFAGRLTDRFGRRPVIATGCVGFLVLSVPSLLLIRQGSLAGIALGMAVLGLLLVCFTSTMPSTLPALFPTKVRYGSLSIGFNVSVSIFGGTTPLVVTALIGATGNNMMPAFYMMAAAVVGGIAVLLMSESACKPLPGSPPAVETESEARALRRAAGAGAKAASGKRRVTAESPA from the coding sequence ATGCAGTCGTCCCAGAGAGCGCAGGCGAGCGAGCACGTGCCGACGCAGTCACCCGTCGCACCGCGGACCCGTACCGGTGGTCCCGTAACCGATCCGGCCGGGCCGGAGAAACCGGAGAACCGGGGGCAGGGCAGCGACGACATCACCGTCGTCGATCCGTCCATGGTCAAGCGGGCCGTCTCGGCAGCCGCTGTCGGCAATGCGATGGAGTGGTTCGACTTCGGCGTCTACAGCTACATCGCGGTCACGCTCGGACAGGTCTTCTTCCCGTCCGGCAACCCGACCGCGCAGTTGCTGTCGACGTTCGGCACCTTCGCCGCGGCCTTCCTCGTCCGCCCCATCGGCGGCATGGTCTTCGGGCCGCTCGGTGACCGTATCGGCCGCCAGAAGATCCTCGCCATCACCATGATCATGATGTCGGCGGGCACCTTCGCGATCGGCCTGATCCCCTCGTACGCCTCCATCGGCGTCGGAGCACCGATCCTCCTGCTGGTCGCCCGGCTGATCCAGGGCTTCTCGACCGGCGGCGAGTACGGCGGCGCCTCCACCTTCATCGCCGAGTACGCGCCCGACAAGAAGCGCGGCTTCATGGGCAGTTGGCTGGAGTTCGGCACCCTCGCCGGTTACGTCGGCGGCGCCGGCCTGGTCACGCTGCTGACCTACCTCTTCCGCCACGACCACGACGCCCTGCTCTCCTGGGGCTGGCGCATCCCGTTCCTGGTCGCGGGCCCGATGGGCATCATCGGCCTCTACCTGCGGATGCGGCTGGAGGAGACCCCCGCCTTCGCGCAGTTGGAGAAGGAGGCGCGGTCCAAGGAGAAGGAGCGCCGGGAGGCCGAGAAGAAGATCGGCCTGCGCGAGATGATCTTCGGTCAGTGGCGCCCGATGCTGCTCTGCGTCGGCCTGGTCCTGGTCTTCAACGTCACCGACTACATGCTGCTGTCGTACATGCCCAGCTACCTCACCTCGGAGCTGAAGTACGACGAGACGCACGGACTGCTGGTCGTGCTGGCCGTCATGGTCGTGATGATGTGCGTGCAGCCCTTCGCGGGCCGGCTCACCGACCGCTTCGGACGCCGTCCGGTCATCGCGACCGGCTGTGTCGGCTTCCTGGTGCTGTCCGTGCCGTCGCTGCTGCTGATCCGGCAGGGTTCGCTGGCCGGCATCGCGCTGGGCATGGCCGTCCTCGGCCTGCTGCTGGTGTGCTTCACGTCCACCATGCCGTCCACGCTGCCCGCGCTGTTCCCGACGAAGGTGCGCTACGGCTCGCTGTCCATCGGCTTCAACGTCTCGGTCTCCATCTTCGGCGGTACGACTCCGCTGGTGGTGACCGCGCTGATCGGCGCCACGGGCAACAACATGATGCCGGCGTTCTACATGATGGCCGCCGCCGTGGTCGGCGGGATCGCGGTCCTGCTGATGTCGGAGAGCGCGTGCAAGCCGCTGCCGGGGTCGCCCCCCGCCGTCGAGACGGAGTCGGAGGCGCGCGCGCTGCGCCGGGCCGCCGGTGCGGGTGCCAAGGCCGCTTCGGGCAAGCGACGGGTGACAGCGGAGTCGCCTGCCTGA
- a CDS encoding HAD-IA family hydrolase → MPATTPLTARALLLDMDSTIVNSEAVVERCWRRWAAEQGLDADEVLKVVHGRQGWATMAALLPDRPMELNHEDNRRMLAQETADVDGVVPVPGAPAFMAALARLPHALVTSADVALSDARMGAAGLPMPDVRITAESVSASKPDPEGFLKGAAELGYAPEDCVVFEDSEAGIAAGRAAGMRVVGVGERAAAFGPDVHVRDLEQIRVEALADGSIALHIEG, encoded by the coding sequence ATGCCGGCAACCACCCCGCTCACAGCCCGCGCCCTGCTGCTGGACATGGACAGCACGATCGTGAACTCCGAGGCCGTGGTCGAGCGCTGCTGGCGCCGCTGGGCCGCCGAGCAGGGGCTCGACGCGGACGAGGTGCTCAAGGTGGTGCACGGCCGGCAGGGCTGGGCCACGATGGCCGCCCTGCTCCCCGACCGCCCGATGGAACTCAACCACGAGGACAACCGGCGGATGCTGGCGCAGGAGACCGCCGACGTGGACGGCGTCGTCCCGGTGCCCGGCGCGCCCGCCTTCATGGCCGCCCTCGCCCGGCTCCCGCACGCCCTGGTGACCTCCGCCGACGTCGCCCTGTCCGACGCCCGCATGGGCGCGGCCGGGCTGCCGATGCCGGACGTACGGATCACCGCCGAGTCGGTCAGCGCCAGCAAGCCGGACCCCGAGGGCTTCCTCAAGGGCGCGGCCGAGCTGGGGTACGCGCCCGAGGACTGCGTGGTCTTCGAGGACTCCGAGGCCGGTATCGCGGCCGGGCGCGCGGCCGGGATGCGGGTGGTCGGCGTCGGCGAGCGGGCCGCGGCCTTCGGACCCGACGTCCACGTACGCGACCTGGAGCAGATCCGGGTCGAGGCGCTCGCGGACGGGTCGATCGCGCTGCACATCGAGGGCTGA